A region from the Serinibacter arcticus genome encodes:
- a CDS encoding CynX/NimT family MFS transporter — protein MTVTPSAATPGRSAAIGGVLAMLALALALRAPIVAVPPVVTDLRDDLGVSASAVALLTSIPVLLFGLVTPVSSTLLRVLGLRTSGLLCLGGVVVGSVLRSGGSFALAIVGTLLIGAAISIGNLVVPVLIGRHYPMRTSSLMGAYTSTMNVGATAATATTAALAATHGWQLVTGAWGVLLGGIGLALWLAFAPREPRIATATGAPPPTSAVAPMWRNGTAWLLAATFACQSISFYTITTWLPTAMHESLGMDQAAAGWGASGFHIAGILGPLLVPLFLALVKPSDAVLVAVVGAFWAALPVGMLIAPQLWGVWVLAGGLAQGGYFAVVFLLVVRHTRTSDENRRMAAHVQTVGYCCAATGPVVMGWVHENVPGWSSMFAIVSGIMAVMILTGVAAARRPRPTLTVTEEPR, from the coding sequence GTGACCGTCACCCCCTCGGCAGCGACGCCGGGCCGTTCGGCCGCGATCGGCGGCGTCCTGGCGATGCTGGCGCTCGCGCTGGCCCTGCGCGCGCCGATCGTGGCCGTGCCGCCGGTGGTCACGGACCTGCGGGACGACCTCGGGGTCTCGGCCTCCGCCGTCGCGCTCCTCACGAGCATCCCGGTGCTGCTGTTCGGCCTCGTCACACCCGTGTCGTCGACCCTCCTGCGCGTGCTGGGGCTGCGGACGTCCGGGCTGCTGTGCCTGGGCGGCGTCGTGGTCGGCTCGGTGCTGCGCTCGGGCGGCTCGTTCGCGCTGGCGATCGTCGGGACCCTGCTCATCGGCGCCGCGATCTCGATCGGCAACCTCGTCGTGCCCGTGCTCATCGGACGGCACTACCCGATGCGGACCTCGAGCCTCATGGGTGCGTACACCTCCACGATGAACGTCGGCGCGACGGCGGCCACCGCCACCACCGCGGCCCTCGCCGCCACCCACGGCTGGCAGCTCGTGACCGGGGCGTGGGGCGTGCTGCTCGGTGGGATCGGGCTCGCGCTCTGGCTCGCGTTCGCGCCGCGCGAGCCGCGGATCGCGACGGCGACCGGTGCGCCTCCCCCGACCTCCGCCGTCGCCCCGATGTGGCGCAACGGCACGGCCTGGCTGCTCGCCGCGACGTTCGCCTGCCAGTCGATCTCCTTCTACACGATCACGACCTGGCTCCCGACGGCGATGCACGAGAGCCTCGGGATGGACCAGGCCGCAGCGGGCTGGGGCGCGTCGGGGTTCCACATCGCCGGGATCCTCGGACCCCTCCTCGTGCCGCTCTTCCTCGCGCTCGTGAAACCGAGCGACGCCGTGCTCGTCGCCGTCGTCGGCGCGTTCTGGGCGGCGCTGCCCGTCGGGATGCTCATCGCACCCCAGCTGTGGGGGGTGTGGGTGCTGGCGGGTGGGCTCGCGCAGGGCGGCTACTTCGCCGTCGTCTTCCTGCTCGTGGTGCGCCACACCCGCACCAGCGACGAGAACCGCCGGATGGCGGCGCACGTCCAGACCGTCGGCTACTGCTGCGCCGCGACCGGCCCGGTCGTCATGGGGTGGGTGCACGAGAACGTCCCCGGCTGGAGCTCGATGTTCGCGATCGTCAGCGGGATCATGGCCGTCATGATCCTCACCGGGGTGGCGGCGGCGCGCCGACCCCGACCCACCCTCACCGTCACGGAGGAGCCGAGATGA
- a CDS encoding MFS transporter — MRTRAALLALALGGFGIGATEFVAMGVLPQIAQDLLPNVWAASSEQAIAQSGALISAYALGVVVGAPTIAASVARFPRKRLLVIFTAAFTIGTILSAIAPSFELAVVARFVAALPHGAYFGIAALVAAQLMGPGKRGQGVALVLSGLTVANVIGVPLITALGQQSGWRVAYLAVTAIFAAATIAIAFVVPEQQGDAGATIRRELSALRRGQVWFALGIGSIGFGGFFAVYTYVAPLVTEVAGLAESVVPWTLVAVGVGMTLGNFAGGVMADRGSLRAVLQLFPIFILAMTGLALTASTAVTLLAFLFLVGALASAISPAIQTRLMDVAGESQTLAAALNHSALNIGNSLGAALGAAVISAGLGFIAPSWVGVGLAVAGLALALVSWAVDRRTTAAPALA; from the coding sequence ATGCGCACCCGCGCCGCGCTGCTCGCCCTGGCTCTCGGCGGCTTCGGCATCGGCGCGACGGAGTTCGTCGCGATGGGCGTGCTGCCGCAGATCGCGCAGGACCTGCTGCCGAACGTCTGGGCCGCCAGCTCCGAGCAGGCGATCGCCCAGTCCGGCGCGCTGATCTCCGCCTACGCGCTCGGCGTCGTCGTCGGCGCCCCGACCATCGCCGCGTCCGTCGCGCGCTTCCCGCGCAAGCGGCTCCTCGTCATCTTCACGGCGGCGTTCACGATCGGCACGATCCTCTCGGCGATCGCGCCGTCGTTCGAGCTCGCCGTCGTCGCCCGCTTCGTCGCGGCCCTCCCGCACGGCGCCTACTTCGGCATCGCGGCGCTCGTCGCGGCCCAGCTGATGGGGCCGGGCAAGCGCGGGCAGGGCGTCGCGCTCGTGCTCTCGGGACTCACGGTCGCGAACGTCATCGGCGTCCCGCTCATCACCGCACTCGGCCAGCAGTCCGGCTGGCGCGTGGCCTACCTCGCCGTCACCGCGATCTTCGCGGCCGCCACGATCGCGATCGCGTTCGTCGTCCCCGAGCAGCAGGGCGACGCCGGCGCCACCATCCGCCGCGAGCTCAGCGCGCTGCGCCGCGGCCAGGTGTGGTTCGCGCTCGGCATCGGCTCGATCGGCTTCGGCGGCTTCTTCGCCGTCTACACCTACGTCGCCCCGTTGGTGACCGAGGTGGCGGGGCTCGCCGAGAGCGTGGTCCCGTGGACGCTCGTGGCGGTCGGCGTCGGCATGACCCTGGGCAACTTCGCCGGGGGAGTGATGGCCGACCGCGGCTCGCTGCGCGCCGTCCTGCAGCTCTTCCCGATCTTCATCCTCGCGATGACGGGCCTGGCACTCACGGCGAGCACCGCCGTCACGCTCCTGGCCTTCCTGTTCCTCGTCGGCGCGCTGGCCTCCGCGATCTCGCCCGCGATCCAGACCCGTCTGATGGACGTCGCGGGGGAGTCGCAGACGCTCGCCGCCGCCCTCAACCACTCCGCGCTCAACATCGGCAACTCCCTCGGGGCCGCGCTCGGCGCGGCCGTCATCTCGGCCGGGCTCGGGTTCATCGCCCCGAGCTGGGTCGGGGTGGGGCTCGCGGTCGCCGGCCTCGCGCTCGCGCTGGTCAGCTGGGCGGTGGACCGACGCACGACGGCGGCTCCCGCCTTGGCATGA